AACTAAGTACAAAATTGGGTAGTTATTAATAGGGAACTTCCGTACAAAGGAGATCTGACCAATGGATACCGCTACACATTTTGTTATGGGACTTGGGCTTGCCGGTCTGTCCTTCGTCGATCCTGCCGTCGCTTCCAGCGGGACACTTGCCGGAGCGGTCATGGTAGCCACTGTACTGGCTTCTCAGGCACCGGATGCCGATACCGCCCTTCGTCTGAAGGATAATGCGGTATATATCCGCAACCACAGGGGAATCACCCATTCTCTGCCCTTTCTGCTGCTGTGGCCCGCGCTGATTACGGTGGTCATCGGACCCCTCTTCGGGCTGACAGACCTGCATAGCCTGAGCCACATTGCGCTCTGGAGCTTCATCGGCGTGGCCGTGCACGTCTTCACTGATCTGTTCAATACCTACGGGACCCAGGCCGCCCGCCCGTTCACCGAGAAATGGATCGCCTGGAACATCATTCATATCTTCGATCCGTTCATCTTCGGCAGCCATGCTGCGGCGATTATACTCTGGATCACCGGCATCGTGCCGCCCGCTCCCTTGTTCATTACGCTGTACGCCAGCATCGTCTTGTACTACATCTGGCGGACGATGGTCCATGCGCGAATTACACGCAGTATTAAGAACAAAGACGTTCATCATGATGCCGGAGACCGTTATATTGTGATACCGACCATCTCGCCGACCCGCTGGAATGTGGTCAAAGCCAAGCCCGACGGCAGCTACAATGTCGGGTCGCTGAATAACGGGCGGCTGGAATGGTTCAAGCATGCGGTGTGCTCCACTCACCCTGCAGTCGAACATTCCAAGGCTCACCCCGATATTCAGGCGTTCCTGTACTTCACCTCATCTGCTGTTGCCGAGGTTGAAGAGCTGCCCTCCGGTTATATTGTACGCTGGGGCGATGTCCGTTATTTACACCGCAAGCAATTCCCGTTCGTTGCCGTGCTGGTCATGGACCATGAGTACCGTCCGCTGAATACGTATGTCGGCTGGCTCAGCAGCGAGAAGCTTGATGAGCGGTTCGCCATTGATCCCGGAACAGTTAAGCTGTAGCAGGAATGAACTTCATATCAGCTATCAGGAAGTGAGGAGCCATCCCGTAAGCCGTGCTGTGGCGGCCAGGGGTGGCTCCTTCTGTGCTGGTGTCCTTCCCTTGACGTCTGGATGAGCATAAGGCACAATCTACAATAAAAGTGGATTCCTCTTCTGAACATAAAAATGAACATTAAAAATCCCGGCAGGCCAAAAAGCACACCGGGATTCATTCGATCGCTATTGCAGCAGAAAGGAAGGCTGGACAATGGGTAAAGGTCTGTCACTGTGGTTCGCCTGCTCTTCAATTCTTATTCTTACCGCCGCTTCCATCTCCATCAGCTACAATATCTGGCTCGCGCTGCTGCTCGGCTTCCTGTGCGTGATGAACATCGGCTGGGGCTTCATCGTGAAGGCCCGCCTGAGACGCAAGGCCGAGAGCAAGCAACCCTCTTCTTAACGGAGAGGCAGGAAGCCCATCCGCTCCTTCACCTCCGCCAGCGTCCGGGCAGCGTTCTCGCGCGCACGCTCGGCACCCTGCGCCAGAATATCGGTTAGCATGCCGGAGCTGCGGATCTCCTGGTATCTCTGCTGCAGCGGTTCAAGGAGCGCAACCACT
This region of Paenibacillus sp. FSL K6-1096 genomic DNA includes:
- a CDS encoding metal-dependent hydrolase, with amino-acid sequence MDTATHFVMGLGLAGLSFVDPAVASSGTLAGAVMVATVLASQAPDADTALRLKDNAVYIRNHRGITHSLPFLLLWPALITVVIGPLFGLTDLHSLSHIALWSFIGVAVHVFTDLFNTYGTQAARPFTEKWIAWNIIHIFDPFIFGSHAAAIILWITGIVPPAPLFITLYASIVLYYIWRTMVHARITRSIKNKDVHHDAGDRYIVIPTISPTRWNVVKAKPDGSYNVGSLNNGRLEWFKHAVCSTHPAVEHSKAHPDIQAFLYFTSSAVAEVEELPSGYIVRWGDVRYLHRKQFPFVAVLVMDHEYRPLNTYVGWLSSEKLDERFAIDPGTVKL